The genomic region ACAACTTTTAGGTGAAAAAGACCTTGAGATCGCCTTGTTGAGGGAAGTCTTAAAAAAGTCCCAGCCCGGTTATCGGACAAAATTGAAATAGCATGCAACTGGATAAACCGGGGGTATTCAGCAACGGTTGTGTTGCGAATTTTAGAGATTGCAGAGTCATCATATTACTACCATCAAAAAGAAAGCATAGCGCCCGTGCAGAAGGGTATCGGCCACTGTGGCCGTCCTATTAAGGGATATTCTTTTGATACGTCCTGCAAGAAAATTAGCGATGAACAAATCAAAGATTGGCTTATGGAAATGATTTTGGGAGAAGAAGACAATTATGGTTATCGGAAATTGACCAAAGCATTGTGGCGCCAACACCAGCTGGTAATCAACAAAAAGAAAACCTACCGGCTATGCAAAGAACTTGGGATATTAAAGAAGCAGCGGCAGCGCAAGTTGCATCATCCGCGGCGCTTGGCAAGAAATCGAACTGTAACCGGGCCAAATCAGCTTTGGGAGACCGATATCAAGTATGGCTATATTGCAGGAGAAGACCGTTTCTTTTATTTCATGGGCGTTATTGATGTCTATGATAGAGAAATCATAGACTACCATCTGGGCTTGAATTGCGAGGGCAAGCACGCAGCTCATATTCTGGAGCGTGCATTATGGAGGCGAAAACTAACGGCTACTACTACACGTCCTGTCGTGCGGACTGATAATGGTCCACAGTTTATTAGCCACGCCTTTGAAGATGCTTGTATAGCATTGCAAATTGAGCATGAGCGAATTCCGCCCAAAACCCCAAATCTGAATGCCCATATTGAATCATTTCACAGTATTTTGGAACGAGACTGCTACTCACGGCATGAATTTGTCAGCTATAGCGAAGCCTATGAAACGGTTGCGCAGTTTATTGATTTTTACAACCACCGCTTTCTGCATGGAAGTCTGGGCGATATTCCGCCTAGTGAATTTCACAACATGGTTTTGCAGACCAATGGCCAACCGTTTGTCGTGACATTGTGATGAAATAAAGAGCTATGCTACAGTATGGCTTGAAATAGAGACTATACTCCAAAATTATGGGGTTGAACCGCTATTTTACGGGTGCTATCCAATATACA from Anaeromusa acidaminophila DSM 3853 harbors:
- a CDS encoding IS3 family transposase, whose amino-acid sequence is MNRGYSATVVLRILEIAESSYYYHQKESIAPVQKGIGHCGRPIKGYSFDTSCKKISDEQIKDWLMEMILGEEDNYGYRKLTKALWRQHQLVINKKKTYRLCKELGILKKQRQRKLHHPRRLARNRTVTGPNQLWETDIKYGYIAGEDRFFYFMGVIDVYDREIIDYHLGLNCEGKHAAHILERALWRRKLTATTTRPVVRTDNGPQFISHAFEDACIALQIEHERIPPKTPNLNAHIESFHSILERDCYSRHEFVSYSEAYETVAQFIDFYNHRFLHGSLGDIPPSEFHNMVLQTNGQPFVVTL